TTAGTTAGACTTGTTTCTTCAATAACAGAAGCAATGGAAAAAATAAAAGAAGAAACAGGAAAAACTCCAAAGCTTATAGCTACATCTGCTAAAAAATATCCCCAAACTGTTTCATACAGAGAAATGGCCGAAATAATAAGTAAGAAAGAAGATGTATTCTTAATACTGATGGGAACAGGTTGGGGAATGCCTGAAGAACTTGTAAGCAGCTGTGATTATGTCCTTGAACCTATATTAGGTGCAGGAGAATATAACCATTTATCAGTTAGGAATGCATCTGCAATAGTATTAGACAGACTTTTTTCTCCTAACAGGTGCTAATAAATGCTGTATCACATTTTTTATCAGCTTTTTGATATAAATCTGTTCAAGTATATTACTTTCAGGGGTTTTTATGCCCTTATTACTTCCTTTTTGATATCCCTTGCAATAGGTCCTTACATTATTCAAAAGCTAAAAGTATTCCAGAAAAAAGAAGGTGGTTATGTTCGGGATTATACACCTGAATGGCATGAATTAAAAAAATACACTCCTACAATGGGAGGAATTCTTATTATAATCACGGTGCTGTTTTCTTCTCTTTTGTGGTGTAGACTGGATAATTTTTATGTATGGATTGTTATTTTTGCCCTTTTATCGTTTGCCTTAATAGGTGGCTGGGATGATTATCTGAAAATCACAAAGAAAAAAGGGATATCTTCCAAAGCAAAATTTACAGCCCAGTTGATTTTTGCAACCATAATAGCAGTTGCTCTTTATTTTTATCCAGGGTTTGACACTAATCTTTATTTGCCGTTTTTCAAAAATATCCATATCAACATGGGTTTTTTATATATACCTTTTATGATTTTCATTATTGTCGGCACCTCTAACGCTGTTAACCTGACAGATGGTCTTGATGGTCTTGCAATCGGGCCCTCATTAATTGCTATAGCATCTTTTGCATTTTTTGCTTATGTGGCAGGGCACTCTAAACTGGCTGCATATTTACATCTTCCCCATATTGCTGGTAGCGGAGAGTTAACAGTTTTTCTTATGGCATTCTTAGGAGCCGGTCTTGGCTTCCTGTGGTATAACTCTTTTCCGGCAGAGGTTTTTATGGGGGATGCCGGAGCTCTGTCAATAGGTGCTGTTTTAGGAACTGTTGCTATTATCACAAAGCAAGAAATTATCCTT
This genomic stretch from Persephonella sp. harbors:
- a CDS encoding RNA methyltransferase, which produces MKNSHVFISVVHYPAVNKDKKWVVTSFTTLDFHDIARPARTYELGGYYIVQPLEAQQFVISEQIKYWTEGFGSTFNPRRAEAAKLVRLVSSITEAMEKIKEETGKTPKLIATSAKKYPQTVSYREMAEIISKKEDVFLILMGTGWGMPEELVSSCDYVLEPILGAGEYNHLSVRNASAIVLDRLFSPNRC
- the mraY gene encoding phospho-N-acetylmuramoyl-pentapeptide-transferase; the encoded protein is MLYHIFYQLFDINLFKYITFRGFYALITSFLISLAIGPYIIQKLKVFQKKEGGYVRDYTPEWHELKKYTPTMGGILIIITVLFSSLLWCRLDNFYVWIVIFALLSFALIGGWDDYLKITKKKGISSKAKFTAQLIFATIIAVALYFYPGFDTNLYLPFFKNIHINMGFLYIPFMIFIIVGTSNAVNLTDGLDGLAIGPSLIAIASFAFFAYVAGHSKLAAYLHLPHIAGSGELTVFLMAFLGAGLGFLWYNSFPAEVFMGDAGALSIGAVLGTVAIITKQEIILAIVGGIFVVETLSVIIQVAYYKATGKRLFLMAPIHHHFEKKGIKEPKIVTRVWIISILLAIIALSTLKIR